CAGGAGTTGAGGGCCAGTTGCTGGAGCCACTCTCCGCCAAGGCACGCACGCCGTGGTGACGAGGGAACGTACCTTGACCTTCTTAGAGGACACCTTCCGCTTCCTATGGGGGCGAACCAGGCCGCGCAGAGCAGGAGGGACTGCAAAAGACAAGAGGCCTCAGCAGCTGCCGCCCAGCCCCTGGCCGACCCCTCCGCACCCACACGCCCTCCGGGCCCTCGGGAGGGCTCtcccccagtgtggcccagagccACACTCCAGCCCACAGTCAAGTGCCCACAGTGCTAGTTGTTATCACGGAGGCTGCTGCGATAGCCACgtaacagagaaaaatgaaggtaagtttctgaaaaagaaaatgctgctAAGACGGAAGAAGACCTACAACCCTCCCCCGTGTGGCGTGCCACCACAGCCGCACCCCAGACGGGCCGCCTCTCCCCAGACGGGCCGCCTCTCCCCACACGCCCGCCCTCACCTGTCGGCTCCTCCGCCATTCCCGCCCACGGCAGGAGCCCTGGCCTCCGCCCTCACCTGCACCCGCCCTCAGTGCCAGCACAGCCCTGTCTGGCCAGGCCCCCCAGGACACAGACGGGGCTCCCTCCGTGCCCCCGTCCCCACGCGGAGCGACACGCAGTGGGGGTGTGCGGCAAGCGGGCCTGCCTGTGTCTGCACACACCGTCGCTGGGCCTGGAGGTCCCGGCAGCCCAGCGCACAGTGCCCAGGGCCCGCTGCGTCGCCGCCCACCCCTCCCGCTCACCCAGGTAGTCGGGGACGTGGCCCAGGTGCGGCTTCACCACGGCCGGGTGCAAGGGCAGGTCGTGCCGCAGCAGCTGGAGGTCCCTGGGGTTGTCTTCGAAGtacgtcggggggggggggggggggggggcgggggagagcgcTGCAGGGCGGGCCCGTGTGTGTCGGCACAGGGCTCCCGGGGGCCACTTGCACTTGGAGTTTACGAAGCGGGTGTCCCACCGCCTGTGCCGGTCACCTGCTTCCCTTCCAGACGCAGCAGCCGATGGGGTCTCActtcccccgccacccccgctgCCCTTTCTGTGAAGCACCCGGGGGCCCAGCACGCCCGTCCCTCGGGGCCGTCCCAGGCTGCCCCCGcaccgacacacacacacacacacacacacacacacacacacactgtgtgcaCTCCCCGCTTCGTGCAGCGCGTCCCTGTGGGGGGCTCCCGCCTCCGGGCGCGACGCTGGGGCTGCGTGGGGGGGCACGAGCACCACAGCTGTGCACGTTCACGGGCCCCGtcgtgggggcgggcggggccaCTGTCCTCCGCGCGGTCACCTCCGGCCAAACAGACGGCCCCCCGCGCCCCACCCACCGCCGAGGCCTCGGCCCGGGCTCGGGCTCGGCTCTCACCTTCAGCTTCTCCGAGTGCAGAAGCTCCTCCTTGATCTCCTTCAGCCTCGCCTCTCGGATGGCCTGCTTGGTCACGGAACGCATGGCGTCCTGGGCAGACACTGAGGGTCAGGGCGCTGGGGCAGCCGGGGATCCCCCCCCAGgaaccccccgcccccgtccccagCCCACTCACCCTGCAGCGGTAGCGGAAGCCCTCGATCTCCTCCATGTGGAACTGGTAGGGGAGCAGGGCCGGGGCCCCGGTCTCTGTGGGGAAGCGACAGTGAGCGACACCCAGGCGCAGAcctgccaccgccccccccccccccccccccgagagacAGCGGGCACAGCCAGCCGGCTCCCTGCGGTGCGGTCTGCAGGCACAGCGAGGGACCTGGGTCTCGCCAACAGGCGTGAGGGTTCTCCGGGTGCTGCAGCCAGGGCAGCCCGATGCCCCATGTCCACGGTGCCCACCAACCCCTCATTCTCGGGACCTGCCCAGCCCCCTACTCTGCTTCCCCAGGGCCACTCTGGACCCCGCACCCTTAACATCCTGGTGGTAGACCGCGcgcccacccctcctccaccatCTGCTCCTCAGAGCCTGGGACACGGCCCGGCTGCCCCAAGACCGTGCCCTCTCCCAAGGCTGCCTCCTGAGACACCACCAGCCTTCGGTGCTGTCTCCCAAatccccaccctgcccttggCCCTTCTGTCGCTGGGGCAGGAAGTGCATGTGACTTGGGCCTGGGCCTGCTTATCTGTGATGGGGACAGTGCCTGCTATGGAGGGCAGGGCGGGGATGGAGTCAGGGACTGGGGGCGAGCAGGGCCGAGCAGGTAGGTGGTGGCCGGTCACACCTGCGTCCCGGCTCCGGGACGTCCTGGGCGAAGCCTGGCCCTGGCTCTCACCTCCACCGAGAAGCTCCTCGATCTTGCCCAGCTGGGACTGCTCCGTCGGCAGCACGAAGGTCAAGACTACGCCTGGGTTGTTGGCACGCGCCGTTCTGCAAGGAGAGACGGCCCCGCTCGTGCTTCTGGCCTGCGCCCTGCAGGAGCCCACGGTCCCGGTGCCCGTCCCGCCACACCCAGCCGCCCCTACCTGCCCGCACGGTGGATGTAGGCctcggggctgggggggaggTCAAAGTTGAGCACGGCAGACACGTGGTGGAAGTCGATGCCTCGGGCCACACCTGCCTCCGGGTCAGAAGCCCTGCAGGGAACGAACACAACCGGCTCACCCGGCGCTCCCTGGGCCGCGTGCTCGTGCCCACTGGGTCTACAGAGTCTCCAAACAAGGCCTGTGTGCAGCCACAGGACCTAATGTGGAGCCACAGGACCTAAGAGTGCAAGACTCGACCTTCAGAACTGGTTCAGGAGCAGGGCAGCGGGGCGGCCACACTGCAGCCCTGACCTGGGCTCTGGGGCATCAGCAGAACTAACCGCCCCACGCGGTGACCTGAGAAGCCCACCAAGCAGACAGACTGCGGCCTCCCTTTGCCCCTCGGAAACACCCTCCCCACAAGTCACAACTGCACCCAGAGCAGGCTGGGCCATCTCCCCGAGCCAGCCGGTGCCCCAACAACCCAGGCGGCCCAGCCCCTCGCCCCACCGGGGACCACGCGCACCCTTCGCTGCCCTTCTCCAGGCCCAGCAGCTGAACAGGGGATCTGTGGGCTACGCTGGCAGAGAGGCCTGGCTCCACTCTAGCACCCTGATTCGTCTCTCCGGGGAGGTGTGGGAGGACAGAAGCGTGGGCTCACCTGTCCCCCTTGGGCCCTGTGCCCCGACGCTTGCCTTTGACCGGGGCCCCCAGGACTTCGGCATCAGTTGCTATGACACAGTCATAGAAGCCTTGGTTGAACTGTGAAATGATGTGGCACCTGTGGGCCAAGAGGGGAGGGTCACACCCAGTAGCTCATCCACCCCAGCACCGCTGCCCATCATGCTCTGGCTCTCCCTCTTCTTAAACTCTCCCCCAGCTTTATCTTGGTGACTCCACCCTTCGGCTGAAGACCGAGCGACAGTGGGTCTCTCGGAGTTTGTGACAAAGTCACTATGGACTGAGCCCAAAGCCTGCCCTCTATGCACTTAAGAAACAAGAACAGCAAGTGCGTCTCCCCTTTCCGAGCCCGTCTTTGACGCGTTGCAGCCGAGACATCAGCCGCAGCGCACCTGGAGCGCAGGGGGAGCTCCCCGTTGAGCACGCAGGCGGGGATGCTGAACTGCTCCAGGAACAGGCGCAGCCGGTAACTCCGCTCCAGAGTGTTGACGAAGAGCAGGGACTTGCCCCGGATCAACGAGAGCTTGAGCAGGGCATACAGCAACAGAAACTTGTCTTCCTCCGTGTCACAAACCACCTGAAACTGCTGCAGCTGCTCTGGCCCGGGCAGCTGGGACTCTTGCAACTTGAGAGTGACCTGGGGGGACAGGCCTGCGgtcaggaaagaggagagaaatgctATCGCAAGCCACTGGCTCACTAGCCACAGTGCAATGAGCTAGTTCAGGGCACTATGGGTCCCGTCCAGCTGGTGTAAGGAGTCCAAGGCCCCTAATAATTGTAGGGAATGAAGAATGTAAAGTTACATGCAAAGCATTTGGGGAATAGCgcacagagagacagacacatgACTGGAGTGAGGAGGGACATCCTACAGCGGCAGCCTTTCTCAACAGCAGGGGTCACAAAGTAGCGAGCTTGCACCTGCTGCTAACAGCAGCCTTTCTGGCCCTTGAGGTCTCTGCTCAGGCCTTTAGGTGAACTATcatttaacacattgtatgcgggaaacgtatttatacgttttacgtTGACTAGTAGTAAAGCGCAtgataaaaactacccgcaaacaatgtgttaaacCCCTAAGGGACCTCTGGAACTATACAGTGACTTTAGATTTAAAGGGAGGGAGGTATTGATGACTACTGGCTCGTGGTGCTTTAAAACCAGAAGGCTAAACCAGTAACAACTGTCCCACCCAAAACCCTGAACAGGGGGTAGGGAGGATCAAGTCCTCAGAGAGTCACGTGTCAGCTGCTCCAGATGCTCGCACAAGCCACTCACCGGGTTATGCAGCACCAGCTCCTTGAGAGTCTGTACGTCTTCGTTGAAAGTAGCTGACATCAGAAAAGCCTGATAAATACGGGGCAAGTgactaaaacaaaacagagctcCATCAGACTCCAGCTCCAAGGGCCTCTAATTGTGTCAGCTTCCGGCCCCCTGCCCCAAGCCCTGGTGTCGACTCACAGCCCCCACATGCCTCTTCCTCACCAGAGAAGACTCTTGAGCTCTTCCTCGAagccaaaggagaaaagaagatcAGCCTCATCCATcaccagcagctccagggagTCCCGCAGCTTCAAGTTGTCTTGCTGCACGTGGTTTAATATGCGAGAAGGGGTCCCCACCACTATGTCGGGCTTCTCCATCAGCACGGCTCTGTAAGCGGGCCACACCTCAGTGTTGGGAGGAGGTACAGCTGGGACCTCTTCCGGGACCAGCCCCCTTCCTTGGCTGCACACGAACCCAACCCCACACCTCTGTGCAGCTTCATTCCCCCACAGCCCCGGTTCCTTCCCCCACCTTTGGGAGGCTGAGTCTTCTGCGGCCGACACGTTGGCCACCCGGATGTCTCGGGCACAGTAGGCAGCCAGCTGCTGAATCATGGACTGGGCCTGCCGAGCCAGTTCCTTGGTGGGCACGAGGACAAGGCCGCGCACAGCCTGCTCCACCGCAGGGCCCGACTGCAAGAGCACAAACTGAAGACTTCAGACAGTCCGTTCCCATCACTGGGGCTACCTGGTGCTTTCTCTAACTCTTAGAGACAATCTGACCCAACTGCTGTGACTTCAAATGACTCGGTGCTTGCTTCTCTGCGCCCCAGGACATGGAACAAGAGGGCTCTTTCCCAGGTGCTGACCCTCAAGACTAACTTACTTCAGGGTTATCAAATTCCTTAAAATACACCAGTCATGCAGTTGGTGTTTCATTTCATCATAGCCTGTGAGGGAGGGGGAGTGATTTTTACCGCAGAAAGAAGATTTACTCAAGATTACGGAGTGGCAGCAGCACAGTTTGGACTAAGACCCGGGTGACCTGAGGTCCAGCCCAGAACGTCTGCCACGACAGCACCAGGCTCTCTGCGGCCATCCCTCCCAGGTTTAAGAGGCCACAAGAAAGCCTGGTTCTTGGGGAAGACCGATGACAATCACACGCCTTTCCAAGAGGGCACGACAAGCACTCAGACGCCTGCACCTCCCCGCCTTTGGGCCCCTGCCGCGCGACCCACCGCCTTCCCgtggagcagcagctgcagcatcGGAATGGCATAGGCAGCCGTCTTCCCAGAGCCAGTGCGGGCCCGAGCCAGGAGGTCCTTCCCCTCCAGGGCCAGCGGGATGGCCTTTTCCTGGATCAGCGTGGGCCGTGACCAGCCCTGGTCAGTGACGGCCTAGGAGAGACGGGGGGCGGCTCATGAGGCGCACACCTCTGCAGTGGCCCCCAGCCAGGCCGGCCGGGCTTCTCAGCCCGCCGCGTCCCTGCTGCCGCCCGCCACACCGGCCCTGACCCTTAGTCCCCGCAGTACCTGCAGCAGCCGGGGGTCAAGACCCATGTGTTCAAAGCCCAGCTGCTCAGAGTCCGCCATGCTGGAGCTGTGTAGTGACAGCGCGCACGCGCAGCACGAAAAGCGTGCGACGCCTGGGCGGGTCAAAGCACTAACCAATGAGCGCCGGAGGAGCCATCATTCCCGGAAGAGCTGGAGCCTTGGCTTCCGGTGTTCCGGCGGAgcgctgcggctgcggctgcgcgCGAGGCCCGGAATTCGGATCAGAGGTGGTGGAAGCCGAGGGTCGCCTGGGACCTCCACGGCTCCCCTTTCGACCTCTGACACCTACTTCTAAGGCTTGCTGGGTTGGGGTTTCCTGCGGCGGGGCTGCGTGGACGGGGGTGTGGTCCCTCTGTGCTCACCTTCGCGGCCCCACGGGGCAGGTAGCTCGTAAGTACACAGTTGTAGGTTGTGGCGTTACCTTCGCTAGCCCGTCTTTGAGCCCCACTGAGCGTGGCTCCCTAAGAGCAGGAGTGCGGCCCGTGGTAGCTTCTTGGGAGCACCCTCGCCTGTCCTGCTGTCCGGGGCAGTGTCCGGGTCTGCGTGAGCGCTGGCTGCTCCCCCTGCTGCGTTCGGGAAGAGTTCCCCGCAGAGGAGTTGTTCCAGGGTCTGTAGCAGTGGTGGGGACACAGGAACATGAGCGGGGACAACAGCTTTCTGAGTAGAACGCAATGACAGTGGGTGTGGCAGTTTGCGGCAGAGGCCACCGAGAGGCTGGCTGAGATTCGGAGCTACAAGACGGCCCAAGGAAAGACCAGAACAATTGGACTGTGCCAGGGTGAGGACTGGAAGAATGGGTAGcgtgagaaaaaaaggaagggaggtgTGCCTGGGGTTCCCTAACCTGGCTGCCCATCAGTTGCCTGCAGGGCTTGGTTAAAATGCGGATGAGGATTGTTGCCCCAGGAGGTGGTTGGAGCGTCCTCTCCGGCACCCAAGGGTTGTGGGTTTTATCCCCCGGCGCCCCTGGCActtgtgggaggcaaccaatccttGTTTCtgtcacatcggtgtttctctctccctctcgaaaaatcaataaacacatcctcgggtgaggattaaaagaaaatgaggattCTTGGTTTTCACCTGTATTAGTTTGCTGTTGCTGCTGAAAGATTTACCCATaagcttagtggcttaaaacagtacCAACTTATTACAGGTACTTACGATTTTAGAAGTCTGACACAGTCTCACGGGATTGAAATCAAGCTGTTGGCAGGGCTACCTTCCCTTTGGGAGACCAGAGGGACCATTCCTGTCTGGCCTTTCCCAGCCCAGCCAGCGGCCCCCTTCCTCCATCCATCTTAAAAGCCAGCAAAGGTGGTCGAGTCCTCACATCGTTTCACTGTGAccttcctttgcctccctcctGCAACGTCTCGGGAAGCTCATGAGGACACTGGGcacacccagataatccaggatgagCTGCCCTTTAAAATCAGCTGTTAGCACCCTGAAGTCCCCTTTGCCTTGTTAGGTGACAGTCCCAGGTCCCAGGGATTAGGACACAGGCATCACTGGAGGGCCCTCATCCTGCAACCACGTGAACCTGCTTCATCAGCCTGGACCTGGGTGTTGCTCAGGAATCTGTGTTGTTTCCCAGACGTCTCTTTGCGTCAACTCTGACGCGGGCCCAGTAAGACTGCCAGAGATGAGGGTGAGAACGGAGAGCAGTTTGCGCACCACGGGTCGTGACGCTGGGACCAAGTGACCAAAGGTGGACATGAGGTCTGCCGTCCCAGTGAGAGCCTGGGACCCGGCCAGGATGGCAGGGCATCAGATTGGCTCCCCCAT
This sequence is a window from Phyllostomus discolor isolate MPI-MPIP mPhyDis1 chromosome 10, mPhyDis1.pri.v3, whole genome shotgun sequence. Protein-coding genes within it:
- the DDX56 gene encoding probable ATP-dependent RNA helicase DDX56, with the protein product MADSEQLGFEHMGLDPRLLQAVTDQGWSRPTLIQEKAIPLALEGKDLLARARTGSGKTAAYAIPMLQLLLHGKASGPAVEQAVRGLVLVPTKELARQAQSMIQQLAAYCARDIRVANVSAAEDSASQRAVLMEKPDIVVGTPSRILNHVQQDNLKLRDSLELLVMDEADLLFSFGFEEELKSLLCHLPRIYQAFLMSATFNEDVQTLKELVLHNPVTLKLQESQLPGPEQLQQFQVVCDTEEDKFLLLYALLKLSLIRGKSLLFVNTLERSYRLRLFLEQFSIPACVLNGELPLRSRCHIISQFNQGFYDCVIATDAEVLGAPVKGKRRGTGPKGDRASDPEAGVARGIDFHHVSAVLNFDLPPSPEAYIHRAGRTARANNPGVVLTFVLPTEQSQLGKIEELLGGETGAPALLPYQFHMEEIEGFRYRCRDAMRSVTKQAIREARLKEIKEELLHSEKLKTYFEDNPRDLQLLRHDLPLHPAVVKPHLGHVPDYLVPPALRGLVRPHRKRKVSSKKVKKAKAQNPLRSFRHRGQKRKPSAAPS